The sequence below is a genomic window from Candidatus Thiodiazotropha endoloripes.
GACTGTGACCGGTAGGGACCACTGCGCACCCGGTGGTAGGTATCCCGGTTGTTGATGCTCACCCGCTGAATCTCAGCTTCGATACCGATCAGGGCCAGTCTTGCCTTGAGGCGATCCGCATCCTGGTGCTTTCTGAATGAACCCATCTGCAGGATATAACCCCCGTTGCTGCGCTCACGGCTCACTTGGCGATTCTCGCTTGGGCTGGGTCTGCGCGGTGTGGCTGTTGGTTCGGGGGTGACGATCTCCTCATCCGGAATCACCACCTCCATTTCCGGCAGGATGGTATAGAATTCGAAGTTGGGTTTTGGGGCCGTCTGTTGCGGTTCCCGGCTCTGTTGTGGTTTGGTGGCAATGCCGGGGATTTCGTGACTTCTGAGCTGCTGACCCAACTGCAGCCAGGCCAATCCCGCCAGAAACAGCCCGGCCACCAGACCGCCGAAAAAGAACAACCCGTGACTGCAACTGGTGGGGCGCTTTTTCTTGCTCCCTGCTCGGTGTTTGTAGTCCGCCACGTCAGTTACATCTTCTCAGGTGCGGAGACACCCAGCAGTCCCAGGCCGTTACGAATCACCTGGCGGGTCGCGAGGATCAGCTGCAGGCGGGCATCGCGCAGTTTGGCATCCTCCACCAGGAACTTGTGGGCGTTGTAATAGGTATGGAAGTCGGTGGCCAGGTCACGCAGATAGTGGGTCAACTGGTGTGGCTCTTCACTCAGGGCGGAGAGCTCCAGTGCTTCCGGGTATTTTGCCAGGTTGGTCAGCAGGGCCTCTTCCTGGGGTTCGACGAGGCAGGCGTAATCGATCGCATTGGCGTCGCTGGCGATGGTGATCTGCTGCTCGGCCGCCTGCTGCAGCACACTGCAGATCCTGGCGTGGGCATATTGCACGTAGTAGACCGGATTGTCGTTGGACTGGGATTTGGCCAGATCCAGATCGAAATCCATGTGCTGCTCACATTTGCGCATCACATAGAAAAAGCGGGCCGCATCGGCGCCAACCTCTTTGCGCAGCTCCCGCAGGGTGACGAACTCACCGGATCGGGTCGACATCTGCATCTTCTCACCGCCACGGTAGAGAATGGCGAACTGCACCAGCAGTACATCGAGCTTGTCCGCATCCTCACCCAGCGCCTGCAGCGCCGCCTTGACCCTCGGCACATAGCCGTGGTGGTCGGCACCCCAGACATCGATGACCCGTTCGAAACCGCGTTGCAGTTTGTCCAGGTGGTAGGCGATATCCGAAGCGAAGTAGGTGGTCTGGCCATTGTCCCTTACCACCACCCGGTCTTTTTCATCACCGAAATCGGTCGAGCGGAACCAGAGCGCGCCACCTTTTTCATACAGGTGTCCGCTGCCACGCAGGCGTTCGATCACCTGGTTCACCGCGCCGGACTCCATTAGACTGCGTTCGGAGTACCACTCCTCGTAGTTGACCCCGAACAGGGAGAGATCGTCGCGGATATCGTCGAGTATGGTGTTCAGGCCCAGCTCGAAGACGAACCGGTAGCGGTTGTCTCCCAGCAGCTTTTTCGCCTGCTGGATCAGGCCGTCGATATGGGCCTCTTTGTCACCACCGTCGGGCTCGTCGGCGGGTACTCCCTCAAACAGGGTCTCCGCCGCAACTTTGTAATCCTCGCCATGGTCCCGGTGCAGGGTGGCGGCGATATCCCACACATAGTCCCCTTTGTAGCCGTTGGCGGGAAAGGTCAGGCTCTCGTCACACAGTTCCAGGTAGCGCAGCCAGACCGAGGTGGCGAGAATATCCATCTGCCGCCCTGCGTCGTTGACGTAATACTCCCGGTGTACCTGATAGCCCACCGCTTCGAGCAGGTCGGCGACCACCGAACCATAGGCCGCTCCCCGACCATGCCCCACATGCAGGGGACCGGTGGGATTGGCTGAAACATATTCGACCTGAACCTTTTTGCCTGCTCCCAGGTCGCTCCGTCCATAGCGATCGGCCTGGTTGATGATGGTGGGGATCAGAGTGTGATAAGCCGTTGATGAGAGTGTGAAATTGATAAATCCGGGTCCGGCGATATCGCACTTTTCCACCAGCTCGGAGGCGGGCAGGGCATCGATGATC
It includes:
- the argS gene encoding arginine--tRNA ligase translates to MIPSDSLTAPKIERARDSKHGDFATNAALVLAKPAGKNPRELAQAIIDALPASELVEKCDIAGPGFINFTLSSTAYHTLIPTIINQADRYGRSDLGAGKKVQVEYVSANPTGPLHVGHGRGAAYGSVVADLLEAVGYQVHREYYVNDAGRQMDILATSVWLRYLELCDESLTFPANGYKGDYVWDIAATLHRDHGEDYKVAAETLFEGVPADEPDGGDKEAHIDGLIQQAKKLLGDNRYRFVFELGLNTILDDIRDDLSLFGVNYEEWYSERSLMESGAVNQVIERLRGSGHLYEKGGALWFRSTDFGDEKDRVVVRDNGQTTYFASDIAYHLDKLQRGFERVIDVWGADHHGYVPRVKAALQALGEDADKLDVLLVQFAILYRGGEKMQMSTRSGEFVTLRELRKEVGADAARFFYVMRKCEQHMDFDLDLAKSQSNDNPVYYVQYAHARICSVLQQAAEQQITIASDANAIDYACLVEPQEEALLTNLAKYPEALELSALSEEPHQLTHYLRDLATDFHTYYNAHKFLVEDAKLRDARLQLILATRQVIRNGLGLLGVSAPEKM
- a CDS encoding SPOR domain-containing protein, translating into MADYKHRAGSKKKRPTSCSHGLFFFGGLVAGLFLAGLAWLQLGQQLRSHEIPGIATKPQQSREPQQTAPKPNFEFYTILPEMEVVIPDEEIVTPEPTATPRRPSPSENRQVSRERSNGGYILQMGSFRKHQDADRLKARLALIGIEAEIQRVSINNRDTYHRVRSGPYRSQSQLNSARKLAKQNGITSLVIKLKE